In Microvenator marinus, one genomic interval encodes:
- the recF gene encoding DNA replication/repair protein RecF (All proteins in this family for which functions are known are DNA-binding proteins that assist the filamentation of RecA onto DNA for the initiation of recombination or recombinational repair.), with protein sequence MHVQALRLRHFRNIESLDLTPHPRFNIFWGQNGQGKTNLLEAIYLLSAVKSFRPQTNAALIQHGHAEAELEALVERGGSERLVKLQVHQRGKKVLLNNNPVRNLSDFFGTVNVVMFGPEDIQILKGGPAERRRFMDRAIFNAHPAFALETQHYEEVLKQRNALLKTPRPDAALLSIYDEQLIQYGTDIIMRRLDFIENFRPVMVATFRQIFDPEFEADIHYSTPWHNGDLNNEDDESVSDLPMERVEIEKCLEGAIASFKGVERERGYTMVGPHRDDLLSFLNGHSVRTFASQGQHRAFVLAMKIAEIRYLEERYRFAPILLLDDVSSELDRERNRYLFDFLRGRPDGQVFITTTHRDYILLDDDVQAFNVSEGNII encoded by the coding sequence ATGCACGTACAGGCTTTGCGCCTAAGGCATTTCCGGAACATCGAGTCTCTGGACCTGACGCCGCATCCGCGCTTCAACATCTTCTGGGGCCAAAACGGGCAAGGGAAGACCAACCTCTTAGAGGCCATCTATCTATTGAGCGCCGTCAAGAGCTTTAGGCCTCAGACCAACGCCGCACTTATCCAACACGGCCACGCCGAGGCCGAACTCGAGGCCCTTGTAGAGCGCGGTGGAAGCGAGCGACTCGTCAAACTTCAGGTGCATCAACGCGGCAAAAAGGTCTTGCTCAACAATAATCCTGTCCGAAACCTGAGCGACTTCTTCGGCACGGTAAATGTGGTGATGTTTGGCCCCGAGGACATCCAGATCCTCAAAGGCGGGCCGGCCGAGCGCCGCCGGTTTATGGACCGCGCCATCTTCAACGCGCATCCCGCGTTCGCACTCGAGACCCAACACTACGAAGAGGTGCTTAAGCAGAGAAATGCGCTGCTTAAGACCCCGCGCCCTGATGCCGCGCTACTCTCAATCTACGACGAGCAGCTCATCCAGTACGGCACCGATATCATCATGAGGCGCCTTGATTTCATCGAGAATTTCAGACCGGTGATGGTGGCGACTTTCAGGCAGATTTTTGACCCTGAGTTCGAGGCCGACATCCACTACTCCACGCCCTGGCATAACGGGGACCTCAACAACGAGGACGACGAGTCGGTCTCAGATTTGCCCATGGAGCGAGTCGAGATTGAAAAGTGCCTGGAAGGCGCTATCGCGAGCTTTAAGGGCGTTGAGCGCGAGCGAGGCTACACCATGGTCGGCCCGCATCGAGACGACCTCCTGAGCTTCCTGAACGGCCATAGCGTGCGGACGTTCGCAAGTCAGGGACAACACCGAGCCTTTGTCCTAGCCATGAAGATCGCTGAGATTCGGTACCTCGAAGAGCGCTACCGTTTCGCACCGATTCTCTTGCTCGATGATGTCTCGAGTGAGCTCGATCGCGAGCGAAACCGCTACTTGTTTGACTTCCTCAGAGGTCGGCCAGACGGGCAGGTCTTCATTACGACCACGCATCGCGACTACATTCTGTTGGACGATGATGTGCAGGCGTTCAACGTATCCGAGGGGAATATCATTTAG